The window CTGAGGAAGCATTGAAACATGAGTGGATCGAAGAAGCAGGAGTAATGCTCAAAGAACTGACGGAAGGAGGGAAGAATTAAGATGGTTGTACTCTTACCCTATCTTTACACCGGCGGGGTCCATAAGCATGGGCTTTTAGTCGAACTGATGGAAGATCTCGGAGGCTACATAATCCAGAAAGTAGTTTCCGGGATCGAAGTCAATCTTATAATGCTTATCCCTGAAAAAGATATTGATCTTGTAAAACAGCTCTCAGCAGAACTGCTCGGTGTCCTTATGGAAGCCCCTCTCACAGGGGTCGAGATTGCAGTTGTTTCTCCTACGCTTGCCTCACACCACCTCCCACATTCGGCTTGCGATATAGCAGAATACCTCCGCCATCCCGGAGCCAATACAAATATGATCGGGCTCGCAAGGGGAATGGGGCGCCGGGTCTCCCTGTCCATGGACTATGAAAGAAAGCTCATCAACGAGCACGATATTGCGGTTTTCACCTTCGGGTCTTTCAGTGACTGTATTACGAAAAAGAAGCCGAAACTCTTTGAAGGTATCGAGATCCCTATTGTGGTTACAGGAGGGCCTGCTGAACTGAAAACCGAAGATGTCCCCGGGGCAGATCTCTACGTTGGAAATATCGGAAGGGTTTCTCACAGGTTAAGAAGAACAGAGGAGATTAATGCCCTCGACAACCTGAACGAAGGGGTTTCAAAGATTGCTGCTGAGATTCGCCAGCAGCAGGCAAAAGATCCTCTTGCAGTGCTTCCTGCGCGAGTCATGAAGGAAATCGAAAACCAGGTCCCAGAAATCCGCAAGGTGCTCTCCCCTGCTCCTCTCACCGTTCAGCTTGACGGGCTCAGGGTCAAACTTCCATACGATGAATTCCATGAGAAAATTGAAAAGCTGGAGTTTGATGAAGGAGTCTCCCTTTCAGAGCTTGCAAATATTTCCCGGTCAAAAATGAAAAATTATATATTGATAAAAATCAAATATAAGTCTGACGTTGGTTTTGCAATTTGACCCGGATTCTGTTGGGTTAAAATTTATCCACTTTACATTTTTACTGGGTTTGTGCTTTTTCACTTATCCTTTAAACTGTAAAGCCCTTCCAGTAAAAATGCGTCTGATTCGGTTTCTACTTTAATGTGTGCTGGTGGTTTCTTATGGAACTTGAGGATATTGTAGAAATTTTAAAAAATGACCCCGAGAAAGTTATCCCGGAGCTTCTCGATGATGTCCGGAAGCAGTATGGGGAAGTTCCTTACATTATGAACTTTATGAAAGATCTCCCTGAGATCTTCATCCCGAAAACTCTTTATGATAATTCCATCATGCGGGAGTTCAAAATTCTCGACCCGGAAACTGTGGAGCTTATTTCCATAGGTGTGGCTGCTGCCCTCCGCTGCGAGCATTGCCTGAAAATGCATATAAGAATCGCAAAAAGAAAAGGAATTCTAAAAGAAAAAATATTTTCTGCAATAATGATAGGTGCATCTCTGTCCAACGCCGCAGTACTTGCAGAAAGTACAAGGGCACTTGCCTCAGAATTCCCTGGTGATGACGACGAAAGCGAAGACAAAGTACAATGCTGTGATCCTGATTGCGAAGTGTGCAATATCGCCGGAGCTAATATTAAGTAAACAGGCAGTAAAACTCCCTAACTTTAACTTCTTCAGGCTCACTTATTAACAGTTTAATTTTAAATTTGATTTTTAAAAAATTATTTTTGAAGCTCAGTTTAAATTAAAAATCATTTCACGAACAAATAATGCAGGATGCTTTTGACTTTAGTCATGAGAGGAATGCCGTCAATTTTCTGGCATTCCTTTCATGTTTGGATTTCTCCACTCTGCTTTGGAAACGAATTTCCTCCGCAGGTAACGTACTTTCGTATCTCCTCTCGCCAATGTTGGATATGCTTGTTATGTGTAACACACCGCCCCTACCTCTCAGGACTTTTAATGCTACACGATAGAGCTACAAACTGAGGAAGCATTCGCAGGTATCATGACATTTCCAACGTAGTCAATTAAGACTCAGGCTGGTCAACCGGGGCACTATTACATGCCTGCCACTTTAGTGACGGGTAGTTGACATACCAAATTCTGGTTTAACTTTTTAAATAAACGTTCCTGAGTGAAGGTTCTTATTATCTTAAAGCTTATTTTTAAACAGATCTTTTCAGGCTTTAATTAATGCAATCCATACACTTAATCGAGATTCATTGAGAACCTTTAAGTGTACCTGTACAGCAGGTTTACCTGGTATTGATATTTATTATAATATTTATAATGATGATACTAATTATACTGCTAATTACAATAACAATTGAAAGTAAATTAATTGCCGATATGGAGGCTAATTTGCATTAATCAAAACAACGTTTTCGGAATAATTTTATCCTTTGTCTTATTGCTTATGGTATTATTTTTACCTGCCGCAGCATCAGGGGCAAGTTCAGAGAAGATTCTCGATAATCCCTGGGACCATTCTCCTATTACAGTGTATATTGACGACAAAAATACACCGTCCCATTACAGCCCCACCTACTATGAGCAAATAGAAAAGGCTCTTAAATATTGGGGAGAAGGGGGAAACGGTAACCTCGAGTACAGCCCGGTTTTTGAGATTGTTGACTCCAAAGACGCTGATATAAGAATAAGATGGGTGGAAAACCTGGAGAGCGTCGAAGGAGCTCCTTCGGGTGTAGCAGGCTATGCAAGACCCAGTGTCTCAGGAAACCATTTCGTTGGAGTGGATATAGTCCTTGAGGTTGGAAACTATCAGGGTAGGGGCTGGATGCAGTATGGGGATGCAACCATGCTTACCATTGCAAAGCACGAGCTCGGGCATGCTCTTGGCCTCGGGCACAGCAATGATCGGGGAGATATAATGTATCCTGAGTATGAACTCAGGGATAATGTGAACCCCATTCTGCTGAGCAAATATGGAACTCTGCTGCGTGTAGCAGGTTTTGTAGCTCTTGCAATTATCCTGTTCCTTGGTGTAAGCTGGCAGTACAGCCGGAAAAAAAGAAAAAAACTTGAGGATAAGTACTTCAAATGAGATTGGGCAGGTAGGCAGATAAAACTTGAAGATAAGTACTTCAAATGAGATTGGACGGGTAGGCAGATTTTGGGATCAAAACGGAGGCTTGTAAGGTTTTTTGTTTTCAAGGTCAAACCTTGCGAAAAAGTCCCTGAAATAAGCAGGAAGTGTCTTCATTCCGAGGATACTTTCCAGGGAAGTCCAGACGTATTCGATATGCTCATAACTCAATTTTACCTCAGTTATGACATATCCCCCATTAAATACAATAGCAATAACCCTTTTTTCAGGGAGTTCAAAGTTTACCTCTCCTGCAATTTCTCCTGGAAATATTGAAATGCCGGTTTCTTCCCAGACCTCACGCACAACTGCTTCTTTTAGAGTTTCATCCGGGTTCACCTTCCCGCCTGGAAGGTCCCATTTTCCAGGATTTGTGTGGGAGTTTTCCGAGCGCCTGAGAAGCAGGAATTCGCCTTTCTCATTCCGGAGAATGGCATATACGGAAATGATGTAAGTTTTCTCCAGATTCATGTAATATTATCTAAGATTTCTCTGCCTTAAAGGCTGGCTCTTTCAAGATCTTCACATTACAGGTCCTTATTCAAAATTACATCTCAATAGGGAAGGCTTTAAGGCAAATATTTCTATAGAGCGGTTAAAGACTTAAAGAAAAGAGGCATAAAAAGGGGATTGATATGGCTGGTTGGACAGGAAAAACAGTATATGTAGACCTCAGCTCCGAAAAAGTTACCGTCACCGGTACCGATGAAAAATTAATCCACATGTATCTGGGTGGCAGGGGGCTTGGAGTAAAGTTACTTTCCGAGCTTGCAGATGCTGATATTGACCCTCTTAGCCTCGGAAACCCCCTGATTTTCACTGTTGGGCCGCTTACAGGCATTGCACCCATGGCGGCAGGTGCAGTCCTTACATCGAAGTCACCTCTAACAGGCACAATATTTAGCTGGAACATGGGTGGGGGCTTTGGGAGAGAACTGAAAAAAGCCGGAATTGATGCTCTGGTCATTACCGGAAAGGCAAAAAGACCTTCCTTTGTGGAGGTAAGGGGGGAAGAGATAAAAATTGTATCTGCCGAAGAGCTCTGGGGAAAAAACACCGAAGCATGCACCAGGGCCCTGAAAAGTAAAGGAAGCGTAGCCTGCATAGGTAGGGCAGGAGAAAAAGAAGTTCTGATCTCTTCTTTTGTCATTGATTCCATCCACAGCGGAAGGGGAGGACTGGGGGCTGTTGCAGGCTCAAAGCTGCTGAAGGCAGTGGTTGTAAAAGGGGGAAAAGAGCGTTTACCAGCCAGGCCTGAAAAGTTCAAAGAACTTGAAACAAAGATCCTAAGGCTTTTTGAAGCAAACCCTGTGTTATCCAAAGGGCTTGCAAACTATGGCACGCCTGCATTTGTAAAGCTTCTGGATTATATGGATATCATCCCCTGCAAAAACTTTTCCGGAAGGGGAACTCCTTTTGCGGACCTGTTCTCAGGGGAGTATATCAAAACCAACTTCGAGCTTGAGAAAGAAAGCTGCCCTTCCTGCTCCCTGGGATGTAAACGACGGATAAAGAAAACCGGGCAGGTCCTTCCGGACTACGATTCTTTCTGGGCTTTCGGGTTCAACCTTGAAAACCAGGACTTTGATTCGGTGCTCCGGGCAGATAAAATCTGTAAGGATTATGGACTTGACCCTGTTTCCGCCGGGTCTGTACTCGGCGCCTGCACAGAACTTAAATCCGGGAAAATAAATGCCAGGGAACTTGAAACCCTGCTTGAAGCAATAGGGGGAGGTAGCGAACCTGGAAAAGGAGCCCGAAGGTATTTTTCAGCCCGGAAAAGGGAAGACCTCAGTATGGATGTAAAGGGGCTCGAACTGGGAGGGTTTGACCCAAGGGGGATTAGAGGACAGGCCCTTGCTTATGCTACTTCCTGTCACGGCGGGGATTACCTCACAGCCTTTATGGTCGGGCCCGAAGTGCTTGGAAAGCCTCTACTCCTTGACCGCTTTAGCCTCAAAGGAAAAGTCGGAATTCTGCAGGTCTTTGAAAACCTGACTGCGGTGCTGGATTCCCTTGTGTTCTGCCCGTTTTCGATTTTTGTCATCAATGAAGAACTATGTTCAGCCCTTTTACATTCGGGGGTCGGGATGGAAGTCTCTCCTGCGGAACTCCTGAAAACAGGAGAAAGGATCTGGAATCTGGAGAGAATCTATAACCTGAAAGCGGGTTTTACACGAAAAGATGATACACTTCCGGAAAGATTGTTCGGAGCCGGCAGCGAAGAAAGAGGAGATGGAATTCCCAGACAGGAGTTTGAAGTTGCTCTTCAGGATTATTACCGTTATCGTGGTTGGGATCAGGAGGGAGTACCCTCTCAGGGAAAACTGAGAGAACTTGGACTCGGATGTTAAAGAAAAACTGAAAATAAGCTGCAAAATTTTTTATGTAGTGCAAATTCCGAAGGAACAGGGTTCATCTGGACTTCATTCGAACAGCCAAATTTCACCTGTAATCTCGAATATTTCGTTCAAATTAGTGGAATAATTCGATTATTCAGGACGTTTTCTCTAATATTGTGCCCGGAAAAACAAAATCTCGCATAACCGTTATATACTGTAGGATAATTAACCGTATTAGTTCTCTACCTGTGAGCTTGTACACGCATTCAGGTAGTAATTACTTTCCAGCTTTTCTATACAGAGTAAGTAAGTAAAGTATGGATAAAAGGGTAGACAGGCTTAAAAATTAGAAAAGCCATCTTATACCACTTCACCGGAATTGGTACTGGTAAATTTCCAGCAAATCCGGTATGGCGCTTACAACTTATTGAGATTAAAAAGGGTATATAGGCTTAAAAATTAGAAAAACCATCTTATACCACTTCGCCGAAATTGGCACTGGAAAACTTCCAGCAAATCCGGTATGGCGCTTACAACTTATTGATATACATATCTAAAACGTAAGGGAGAATTGTTATGAAACAGCAGGTTGAAGTTAAGGAGCTCAAAGAAGGGAAGTACATGATCGTCGACGACGAAGCATGCATCATAAAGAGCATTACAAAATCCAAACCAGGGAAACACGGGTCTGCAAAGGCAAGAATAGAGACAATTGGCCTCTTTGACGGCCAGAAGCGCTCCTATATTGGTTCCGTTGCAAACAAAGTATATATCCCGACCGTAGAACGGAAGAATGCACAGGTAATCTCAATCGTCGGAAACATCGCCCAGCTCATGGATATGGGAGACTTTTCAACCTTTGAGATTGTAATCCCTGAGGAATACAAGGACAAGGTAAAAGAGAGTGAAGAGATTTCTTATATCACAGCCCTCGGAAAAGTCAAACTCGATATAAGGACATAAACCCTGAAAAGCAGGTGAAATCTCAGGTTAACAACCTGAACTCCTTTTTTAAGTAAACAATTAACCTCAGGTAAGAGTATGTTTTTGCCCAATTCCTTTATAGATGCTCTTGCAGACTATGAATCTGCACGTTATGTTATTTTCGGCGTACCCTTTGACAACACCTCCTCGTACCGCGCAGGCAGCCGCTGGGCTCCGGACGCGATGAGACAGGTTTCTGCAAATTTTGAGAGTTATAACCCGACTTTTGACCTCGACCTTGTGGACCTTCCTATTTATGATGCCGGGAACCTGGAAACGTCAGCATCGGTTGACGAGACCCTGCGGGATCTTTACGAAGATGTAAAGGGTTTACTGAATGACGGAAAGCTTCCAATAATGCTTGGAGGAGAACATTCCCTGACTTATTCTACGGTTAAGGCGTGTGCCGAGTTCGCAGGAGACGACTTCGGAGTCCTTGTCCTTGACGCCCACTTCGACCTCAGGCCGGAGTATCGGGGATTCAAGCATAATCATGCATGTGTGTCCCGGAATATTCTCGATCAGGTCACGAATAATCTTGTTTCCATAGGCATAAGGAGCGGCTCGGAAGACGAATGGGTTTTTGCCAGGGAAAATAATCTGAAATACTATACGGCAGATGATGTTGAGTCCATAGGCATGGTTGAAGTCATCAAAGAAGCAATAGAATTTCTTGATTGCAGCCAGCTCTACCTTTCCCTTGATATGGATGCAATAGACCCTGCTTACGCCCCGGGTCTCGGTACACCTGAGCCTTTTGGCCTAAGTGCCCGGGATGTCAGAACTGCAATAAGGACTCTTGCGCCCTTCTCAATGGCTTTCGACATTGTTGAGATTGCCCCTGAATACGATTCTGGACAGACAGCCATGCTCGGAGCAAAACTCATGAGAGAATTCATTGCCTCTCATGCAAAAAGCTGCATCAAAATCTAAGCTACAAAGACAGTCTGGGCTTTAAAGCATAATTTCCGAAAATAAAAAGTATTTAGCTATGTAATATTTAGGAATGATTCAATTATAATCTCAAGGAGTTTTGTTGCCAAGAATGATTATTTGGGGAATGGAACTATAGATCAATTCCCAAACTGAAA is drawn from Methanosarcina lacustris Z-7289 and contains these coding sequences:
- a CDS encoding matrixin family metalloprotease is translated as MVLFLPAAASGASSEKILDNPWDHSPITVYIDDKNTPSHYSPTYYEQIEKALKYWGEGGNGNLEYSPVFEIVDSKDADIRIRWVENLESVEGAPSGVAGYARPSVSGNHFVGVDIVLEVGNYQGRGWMQYGDATMLTIAKHELGHALGLGHSNDRGDIMYPEYELRDNVNPILLSKYGTLLRVAGFVALAIILFLGVSWQYSRKKRKKLEDKYFK
- a CDS encoding methanogenesis marker 7 protein, whose translation is MVVLLPYLYTGGVHKHGLLVELMEDLGGYIIQKVVSGIEVNLIMLIPEKDIDLVKQLSAELLGVLMEAPLTGVEIAVVSPTLASHHLPHSACDIAEYLRHPGANTNMIGLARGMGRRVSLSMDYERKLINEHDIAVFTFGSFSDCITKKKPKLFEGIEIPIVVTGGPAELKTEDVPGADLYVGNIGRVSHRLRRTEEINALDNLNEGVSKIAAEIRQQQAKDPLAVLPARVMKEIENQVPEIRKVLSPAPLTVQLDGLRVKLPYDEFHEKIEKLEFDEGVSLSELANISRSKMKNYILIKIKYKSDVGFAI
- the speB gene encoding agmatinase — protein: MFLPNSFIDALADYESARYVIFGVPFDNTSSYRAGSRWAPDAMRQVSANFESYNPTFDLDLVDLPIYDAGNLETSASVDETLRDLYEDVKGLLNDGKLPIMLGGEHSLTYSTVKACAEFAGDDFGVLVLDAHFDLRPEYRGFKHNHACVSRNILDQVTNNLVSIGIRSGSEDEWVFARENNLKYYTADDVESIGMVEVIKEAIEFLDCSQLYLSLDMDAIDPAYAPGLGTPEPFGLSARDVRTAIRTLAPFSMAFDIVEIAPEYDSGQTAMLGAKLMREFIASHAKSCIKI
- a CDS encoding carboxymuconolactone decarboxylase family protein, which translates into the protein MELEDIVEILKNDPEKVIPELLDDVRKQYGEVPYIMNFMKDLPEIFIPKTLYDNSIMREFKILDPETVELISIGVAAALRCEHCLKMHIRIAKRKGILKEKIFSAIMIGASLSNAAVLAESTRALASEFPGDDDESEDKVQCCDPDCEVCNIAGANIK
- a CDS encoding aldehyde ferredoxin oxidoreductase family protein, producing MAGWTGKTVYVDLSSEKVTVTGTDEKLIHMYLGGRGLGVKLLSELADADIDPLSLGNPLIFTVGPLTGIAPMAAGAVLTSKSPLTGTIFSWNMGGGFGRELKKAGIDALVITGKAKRPSFVEVRGEEIKIVSAEELWGKNTEACTRALKSKGSVACIGRAGEKEVLISSFVIDSIHSGRGGLGAVAGSKLLKAVVVKGGKERLPARPEKFKELETKILRLFEANPVLSKGLANYGTPAFVKLLDYMDIIPCKNFSGRGTPFADLFSGEYIKTNFELEKESCPSCSLGCKRRIKKTGQVLPDYDSFWAFGFNLENQDFDSVLRADKICKDYGLDPVSAGSVLGACTELKSGKINARELETLLEAIGGGSEPGKGARRYFSARKREDLSMDVKGLELGGFDPRGIRGQALAYATSCHGGDYLTAFMVGPEVLGKPLLLDRFSLKGKVGILQVFENLTAVLDSLVFCPFSIFVINEELCSALLHSGVGMEVSPAELLKTGERIWNLERIYNLKAGFTRKDDTLPERLFGAGSEERGDGIPRQEFEVALQDYYRYRGWDQEGVPSQGKLRELGLGC
- a CDS encoding translation initiation factor IF-5A, giving the protein MKQQVEVKELKEGKYMIVDDEACIIKSITKSKPGKHGSAKARIETIGLFDGQKRSYIGSVANKVYIPTVERKNAQVISIVGNIAQLMDMGDFSTFEIVIPEEYKDKVKESEEISYITALGKVKLDIRT
- a CDS encoding NUDIX hydrolase, with amino-acid sequence MNLEKTYIISVYAILRNEKGEFLLLRRSENSHTNPGKWDLPGGKVNPDETLKEAVVREVWEETGISIFPGEIAGEVNFELPEKRVIAIVFNGGYVITEVKLSYEHIEYVWTSLESILGMKTLPAYFRDFFARFDLENKKPYKPPF